One window of Thermocoleostomius sinensis A174 genomic DNA carries:
- a CDS encoding STAS domain-containing protein has translation MLLNFKVIEPSGILNVTQASELRTQVDELVSTGVKEILIDLKDVSFMDSSGLAGLVIALKAIQSVGGQLCICSLNDQVRLLFELTNMMQVFDIFADRETFEQSLNPV, from the coding sequence ATGCTGCTGAACTTTAAAGTCATCGAGCCAAGCGGAATTCTCAACGTTACACAGGCGAGTGAGCTTCGCACTCAAGTAGACGAGCTAGTCTCTACTGGCGTCAAGGAAATTTTGATCGATTTGAAGGATGTTTCGTTTATGGACAGTTCTGGCTTGGCTGGTCTTGTCATTGCGCTCAAGGCGATTCAGTCAGTTGGTGGTCAACTTTGTATCTGTTCTCTCAATGATCAAGTCAGACTGTTGTTTGAATTGACGAATATGATGCAAGTGTTTGACATCTTTGCCGATCGCGAGACGTTTGAACAATCCTTAAATCCAGTGTGA
- the mrdA gene encoding penicillin-binding protein 2: MASGLSSRQRLIQTSLVKTPANRDILLWRSLFIMLGITSLMGVCLFRLIQLQLIDGQQHQQQAELNRIRPVPLPADRGNIIDRDGALLASNQLARGVYLWPRQQSPQQWKGTAARLSRILGIPAEEILARLEQTGYHSPLPVPVAQTITPDAFVALAEQAVHFPGVEVLAGSTRFYPYNHLAAHAIGYIGEATAADLAANPDYPFGMIVGQMGIERLVNAELEGNWGKRLIEVDARGQEVRLLGVEPPISGSTVQLTLDLEMQQAAEKALNGRRGAVVALNVHTGAILTLASSPSFNPNMFTRRVSETDWQRLQQGDQPFLNRALQTYPPGSTFKIVTSAAAIESGKLGPDSILSTSAFITLGNHQFWEHSRQGYGAIGFREALAYSSNTFFYQAGLMVGPETISEWGKRLGIGSTRLGLEGENSGMIPTPDQKESLYGEPWYGGDTVSTAIGQGLVQASPLELAVMVAAIANGGNRVQPHLLASQTNTSATQKQPTGLSDATIQAIRSGLVAAVQQGTAQRLNDGSIPLTAGKTGTSEVIGQQPHALYVGYGPVSDPQIAIAVIVENGGYGGVTAIPVAHEVYKKYFQQAKKN; this comes from the coding sequence ATGGCGAGTGGACTTTCTTCTAGGCAACGCTTAATTCAGACCTCGCTCGTTAAAACTCCCGCCAATCGCGACATTCTGCTGTGGCGATCGCTGTTTATCATGCTAGGAATTACGAGCTTGATGGGAGTCTGTTTGTTTCGCTTGATCCAACTCCAATTAATTGACGGACAGCAGCACCAGCAACAAGCAGAATTAAATCGGATTCGTCCGGTTCCGTTACCAGCCGATCGAGGCAACATCATTGATCGGGACGGAGCATTGCTAGCTTCCAATCAGCTGGCCCGTGGGGTTTATCTGTGGCCGCGTCAACAATCGCCGCAGCAGTGGAAGGGGACGGCGGCTCGATTAAGCCGCATTTTGGGCATTCCTGCTGAAGAGATTCTCGCTCGCCTAGAGCAAACTGGCTATCACTCGCCCTTACCCGTGCCTGTTGCCCAAACCATCACACCTGATGCCTTTGTAGCTTTGGCCGAGCAAGCGGTTCACTTTCCAGGCGTGGAAGTGTTAGCAGGTTCAACCCGCTTCTATCCGTACAATCACCTAGCGGCCCATGCGATCGGTTATATCGGAGAAGCAACAGCGGCCGATCTGGCAGCCAATCCTGATTATCCCTTTGGCATGATTGTCGGGCAAATGGGCATTGAACGGTTGGTCAATGCAGAGCTAGAAGGCAACTGGGGCAAACGTTTGATTGAGGTAGATGCCAGAGGTCAAGAAGTACGCTTGCTGGGGGTTGAACCCCCAATTAGTGGCTCTACGGTACAACTGACCCTTGATTTAGAGATGCAGCAGGCGGCTGAGAAAGCACTGAATGGCAGACGTGGAGCGGTGGTTGCGTTAAATGTCCACACCGGAGCCATTTTAACCCTAGCCAGTTCGCCGTCGTTTAATCCTAATATGTTCACTCGTCGCGTCTCCGAAACCGACTGGCAGCGGCTACAGCAAGGAGATCAACCATTTCTCAATCGCGCCTTGCAGACCTATCCACCCGGCAGTACCTTCAAGATCGTTACCTCGGCTGCTGCGATCGAGTCTGGCAAGCTCGGCCCTGATTCGATTTTGTCAACCTCTGCCTTTATTACGCTGGGCAATCATCAGTTCTGGGAACATAGTAGGCAGGGCTATGGTGCGATTGGCTTTCGCGAAGCTTTGGCCTACAGCAGCAATACTTTCTTCTACCAAGCGGGGCTAATGGTCGGACCAGAAACGATTTCTGAGTGGGGTAAACGGCTAGGGATTGGTTCAACTCGCTTGGGGCTAGAGGGCGAAAATTCAGGGATGATTCCGACGCCTGATCAGAAAGAAAGCCTGTATGGTGAACCCTGGTATGGCGGCGACACCGTGAGTACGGCAATTGGACAGGGCTTGGTGCAGGCTTCTCCGTTGGAATTGGCGGTAATGGTAGCAGCGATCGCGAATGGAGGGAATCGGGTGCAGCCCCACTTACTTGCCAGCCAAACCAACACGTCCGCAACCCAAAAACAGCCTACGGGACTATCGGATGCCACGATTCAAGCGATTCGATCGGGCTTAGTGGCGGCCGTGCAGCAAGGAACCGCACAGCGGTTGAACGATGGCTCGATTCCCTTGACCGCGGGTAAAACTGGAACCTCGGAAGTGATTGGACAACAGCCCCATGCCTTGTATGTGGGCTATGGCCCAGTGAGTGATCCTCAAATTGCGATCGCGGTTATCGTTGAAAATGGCGGTTATGGTGGCGTGACGGCAATTCCGGTTGCCCATGAGGTGTATAAAAAGTACTTTCAGCAGGCCAAGAAAAATTGA